Within Sorghum bicolor cultivar BTx623 chromosome 2, Sorghum_bicolor_NCBIv3, whole genome shotgun sequence, the genomic segment ATATGCCTTCATTTTCTCTTTCAAGGACGAGGATGTTGAAAGTCTATTAGAATACCATGGTTTTGGATTGAGGCAGTATGAAGAACTGTACCTAGTAAAAGAAGGACCTTTTCTTAACAGTGAAAGTGATTTCCCATCTGGTTGTTCACAGCTTGTGCATTCAAAAAAATCGCAGAGGGTCGTTGATGATGTTTCTTCTGGGCCAGTTTGTGCTCCTATTGGCAAAGAAAAGACTGTCTTTCCATATCCTGGCCAACTCGCTGCAGGCAAAagagatctatttctaccacaGAATGCTCCTGGGATTCCTCCTGATGGCAGAAGGGATTTGGATCCATCATTTCCTGGGCCTGTTTCAACCACTCCTGACAGACAGATTAGCTCACTGTTTTCAGGTCCTTTCTCTCCAAAAGCTGCCAATAAACTATTCAGTTCGACACATCCAAAGCCTCTCTCCCCAACTGATGCTAGAAAAGACGGGTTTTCATCTTTTCCTACTGCTGCTTCTCCACGTACTGGCAAGAGGGACATATTCTCAAAAACACCAAAAGTAGCTTCACCAAAAACTGAAGGCAAGACCAAGTTGGCTAATGATCTTATAGCTGAAGGCCGGGATAGTGGtgttgctgaggtcccacaaaAGGTAGAGATGCAAACAGACCTACTGTGGTCACAAGCTAACACGCAACACGTCAATGCTCTGGCAGAACCAATTGTTTCACATTCTCTTGCAGATAGCATCTCTTTAGAATACTCTAATATGTATGGCCCGGAAGATGACTTCAGGGCGCATGTTTCTGGCATCGGTACAGATATGGATGAGGGAACTCCACCAGATCATGAAGTTCTGGTTGAGCCTGGATCACCTATTAGCTCCCCTTTGCCTGATCATGAGGAATATGAGGATCATAGTATTAGTAACAGCGCAAATGATGATTGGTTACCAATTGTTACGTCAACCAAGAAACTAATTTCTGACGAAAACCTGAAAGCAATACTGAGGTTGTTCTTTTATCCTTGTCCTATCCTTTTATGCTCCCATCAGTAGAACTTGGGTGATAACTTATAAAAGTTTGATCCCTATTGTGGTGTTTCAGGAAATGGAGGCAGCGTGCTGCAGACAAACGATTAATTAGGGAGCAGAAGAATGCTCTTGCTGTTGCAGCATTGTGTTCTCTATCACTTGGCCCACCAGTTCATAAAAATACAATGGTAAGACATGTTATAGTTTTTTTCCCAGTATGAGTAAACTGAGGGCATTGCTTTTCTATTCTTGTCTCGCTGTGTTACAAATATCATTTTTTGCAAGATGAAGATTTTATTAGATGAAACTGTGTACCCCTATGGCCCTATTAATTGATAAATCATTGAACTTTGGTGAAATTTCTGTGTGAAATGATGTTTTAGTAATTTTTTCTAGTGTTGTTAAAAAGTGATAATGATATAGACTTGTGTGCTATGAAGGTGCCTAAGCTAGCAGTTGAAGAACTAGATATTGGCCATGCCTTTAAAGAAAGACAGGCAAGAAAGCAAAGGTCCTGGTCACGGCTAAATGTTTCCGAGTTGTCTGGTCCcattataaatgaaaataaccCTGATGCTAGATGCCTCTGCTGGAAGTTGCTTGTACTTGTCCCACCAGGTGCTATGGAATCTCAGACCAACAGTTATGCCTCAAAATGGTTACTTAGGAAGCTCATGGGTTATGGAATTGGAGAGAGTGGATTGGTTGTTTCTTCAGCAGGCCTATCAATTTGGACAGAGTGGATCAGTTTTCCAAACGCATGTTGTTTGTCTGTTGTTAGGACCAGCGATCAACAAGTTATTGATAATGATACTGCTAACAGTACAAGCTCTGTAGTATTTGTAGTGTCTGAAAGTATTTCATGGGAAATGCAGAAGGAACGGTTTAACAGTCTTTTAGCCTACATACCAGATGGATCCAATCTTCCTCTTCTGATTTTGAGTGGCGATACATATAACGAAGGATATGACTATGCGTCAAAGTATATCATCGACAGGCTAGGCCTCAGTGGGCTTATTGGAGGAAAGATTGGTTCGTCTTTGGTTATTTTTCTTGTTGAAAACTACACAGAAGACCATGCCAACGGTTTCTTTGATGATGACAAACTGCGTGAGGGCCTGAAGTGGCTGATAAGTAGTTTGGCAAGGCAGCCTGATGTCACTTTTGTGAAGACTCATGAGTTACTTCTGGACTTCTTGAATCCACAACTTGAGCTGCTTAACACCCACGTTGCACCTGGAGCTGGCCCTGGGGATTGCATTTCAGTATTCAACAATGCTGTCAATCAACTAGCAGAAGAGATTTTGGCTGCGGCACGCGCAAACTCTAGCCAATGGCCACCTCCTGAGATTGATCTTCTGGAGAGAACAAGCAATGAGAGGATATATGCAGAAATGTTCTTGCCTAGCATTGGATGGTCTTCGCCATCAAGGATCCAGCCACTGCTTGCAGCCATCAATAGTTGCAAGATTCCAGATTTCAGTTATGATCTATCTTGGCTAAACCATGGTTCTCACATGGGCCAGCAGATCCAAGATCAGAAGTTGTTACTTCAGGAGTGCTTGGCGAGGTATTTGACGGAATCAGTCCGGTTGTTAGATGAAACCCAGGTGGTCACCGAAGTGGATATTATGGTGCAGAAATGTGTTGGCCTTGAACTCAGGGATTCGTCTTACTATCTTGCTCCCAGATGGGTGGCTATCTTCCGGCGTATTTACAACTGGAGGCTAGCAAAGCTTTCTACTGGAGAGTTCTCAGAAGCATATGTTCTGACTCAGCACCTCTATCAGTCCCCAGCAGCAGCTGGCTCTAATGGTACCACACAAGGGCTTACTGCTAACAACACCACCAGGGATGATGTGGCCATTTTGGAGGATCACATCATGATGCCTGCTGTTTCAACTGGCATCTCACTAGACGAAATCATCGAGATCAGTTGCGATCtcgatgctgttgatgcacagCCTGTAACTCCTTTGCCACCACGACTGCCTGcacaagttcatgaagaacctcaGGCACCTACAGACACCAACGACATGGCAAATGGGGCGCATGGAGTTGATGAAATGCACATACCAAGAAGAGTGGAGTTGGGGGAACTGGTGCCACTCGAGAGGGACGACAAGCTTGCTCGGCTACTGGAGCAGTGCACCAAGTTGCAGGACAGGATCGATGAGACACTTTCCATATATTTTTGAACCCCGTAGGAGGCTGGAAGGGGGTACattacaccatccttccacatTTGTTGTAGTTTGTAAAATTATATTTTGTGGAAGGGAAAACTCACACTACAAGTTACGGCATTCTTTTATGGCAGGAATGAAATATAGAAGCTAAagcatcatttttttttctcgaatcaTTTTTTGTCAAAGTGCGTCAAGAACCTGCGTGCACCAATGTAACTTTTGTCATGGCTACGGCAGCTTGGTGATTGTTTCTTGAGTACATCTGGATCGTGCCCTCGCTGACGGTATCATATATGCGTAGCACACTTTTAGCGGTTTCCGACCGTATGTTCGAGGTAAATAAGAACACCAATCTGTCTAAATTCAAATTTCAGATGATTACCTACCATGATTACTTCGTGGCAGCCCAAAAAATTGCATGAGAAAGGAATAAAGCTTCCAAATTCAAATTTCAGATGATTCCCTACCATGATTACCTCGTGGCAGCCCAAAAAAATGCATGAGAAAGGAATAAAGCTAATAACGTGTTTGCATCGACAAGCAACGTTTCTTGATCGTAATCAACTCAACGAGCGCAAAAACAAACAGCGACCCATATTCGTTTTCTGCATCTAAAAAGGCACCCAGCTGATCTGTTCTGCACGGCACTGGCATTTCGATTCCAGATTCTAATTCTGTGGCAGGATGGCATTGCACGATTGCGTCTCAAGTCATACCACGACGGGCATCAacttaaataaatttatatccTGTGAAAGTTAACAAAGTACAAATGAAACGGAGAATAGCTCCATTCCACGGACAGCACTTCTGGTGGCGTCCATCGCCAACCAATCAGCCCATGGTTAGACGATCCCACACAGGATCAGAAACCTTGCATCGTCGGCAGCAGCAGGTGCTCTACCAAAACACGAGCAACAACACGAGATTTGCTGCTGGCAAACATCACATCCATGGTACGGTTAGTAGCTCCCTGCAAAAGACAGCAGCCTCTCAATAATGGTTCCTCCAAAAATCTGACAGAAAAGATTAGGGTCCTTTGGCAAGATCTTACGGAGGATGGCGGTGGGTTATTTTGAGGCCTCTTTTTGTCATTCAACTTACATACTGCAACAGAATGAGCAAACTTATGTGAGATTATTTGCAATTTCTCCTTCATTGGAAAGGATTTAGAAGATTGGCGGATTTACCTCCACTTTCAGGAGGCTGGAGGGATGCTTTGTTGCATAGACCACTCCAGCTCAGTGCCCCCGTCCATTTGATGCCAAGTTTGCACCTCCTGTGTTGCAGCCCGCTCACTTTGCACAGGCTTGGAAGCATCTGATATTCTGCCATGTATCAGCAAAGGGTGCGTAGGAGAAGGAGCAACACATGAGAGG encodes:
- the LOC8073110 gene encoding SAC3 family protein B isoform X4, encoding MRPSENMRSQTSAGSPPSNIASKFRPPSDFQDHHHVQIVDPRANVYNRFTGSMQNRSLDHNISKRSRSPTLSYQDADGTEAHTNTGGNSRRLVDYSDTISDENVEASKRMRSPASEFTRMVKSPPSDIRDNIRSSPVDFGNSNSAQNLHAHADVQRSDASSPKSGNQIQSRIGGARSPPQQMSRLSGSNELNTLAISPPKPSILSATRRTGISPLDATDDDHLTPSTEFEREEQAKAKRLARFHVELSRPVENTNDFVKALKSSADKSKQATSVGKTPMRTNDDTDESTLADMDSTSLAAIVGLCPDMCPEPERAERERKGDLDRYERLHGDRNLTTELLAVKKYNRTAERDADLIRPLPVLQKTMEYLLGLLDHTYDDSFLGLYNFLWDRMRAIRMDLRMQHFFNQEAISMLEQMIRLHIIAMHELCEYNKGEGFSEGFDAHLNIEQMNKTSVELFQMYDDHRREGVFFSTEKEFRGYYALLKLDKHPGYKVEPAELSLDLAKMSREIRGSPEILFAREVARACRMGNFISFFRLARKATYLQACLMHAHFAKLRRQALASLHSGLQNGQGIPISQVVEWLGMEDEDVESLLEYHGFGLRQYEELYLVKEGPFLNSESDFPSGCSQLVHSKKSQRVVDDVSSGPVCAPIGKEKTVFPYPGQLAAGKRDLFLPQNAPGIPPDGRRDLDPSFPGPVSTTPDRQISSLFSGPFSPKAANKLFSSTHPKPLSPTDARKDGFSSFPTAASPRTGKRDIFSKTPKVASPKTEGKTKLANDLIAEGRDSGVAEVPQKVEMQTDLLWSQANTQHVNALAEPIVSHSLADSISLEYSNMYGPEDDFRAHVSGIGTDMDEGTPPDHEVLVEPGSPISSPLPDHEEYEDHSISNSANDDWLPIVTSTKKLISDENLKAILRKWRQRAADKRLIREQKNALAVAALCSLSLGPPVHKNTMVPKLAVEELDIGHAFKERQARKQRSWSRLNVSELSGPIINENNPDARCLCWKLLVLVPPGAMESQTNSYASKWLLRKLMGYGIGESGLVVSSAGLSIWTEWISFPNACCLSVVRTSDQQVIDNDTANSTSSVVFVVSESISWEMQKERFNSLLAYIPDGSNLPLLILSGDTYNEGYDYASKYIIDRLGLSGLIGGKIGSSLVIFLVENYTEDHANGFFDDDKLREGLKWLISSLARQPDVTFVKTHELLLDFLNPQLELLNTHVAPGAGPGDCISVFNNAVNQLAEEILAAARANSSQWPPPEIDLLERTSNERIYAEMFLPSIGWSSPSRIQPLLAAINSCKIPDFSYDLSWLNHGSHMGQQIQDQKLLLQECLARYLTESVRLLDETQVVTEVDIMVQKCVGLELRDSSYYLAPRWVAIFRRIYNWRLAKLSTGEFSEAYVLTQHLYQSPAAAGSNGTTQGLTANNTTRDDVAILEDHIMMPAVSTGISLDEIIEISCDLDAVDAQPVTPLPPRLPAQVHEEPQAPTDTNDMANGAHGVDEMHIPRRVELGELVPLERDDKLARLLEQCTKLQDRIDETLSIYF
- the LOC8073110 gene encoding SAC3 family protein B isoform X3, encoding MEQRRLVTYVDPLFENGSLQSSEQLRMRPSENMRSQTSAGSPPSNIASKFRPPSDFQDHHHVQIVDPRANVYNRFTGSMQNRSLDHNISKRSRSPTLSYQDADGTEAHTNTGGNSRRLVDYSDTISDENVEASKRMRSPASEFTRMVKSPPSDIRDNIRSSPVDFGNSNSAQNLHAHADVQRSDASSPKSGNQIQSRIGGARSPPQQMSRLSGSNELNTLAISPPKPSILSATRRTGISPLDATDDDHLTPSTEFEREEQAKAKRLARFHVELSRPVENTNDFVKALKSSADKSKQATSVGKTPMRTNDDTDESTLADMDSTSLAAIVGLCPDMCPEPERAERERKGDLDRYERLHGDRNLTTELLAVKKYNRTAERDADLIRPLPVLQKTMEYLLGLLDHTYDDSFLGLYNFLWDRMRAIRMDLRMQHFFNQEAISMLEQMIRLHIIAMHELCEYNKGEGFSEGFDAHLNIEQMNKTSVELFQMYDDHRREGVFFSTEKEFRGYYALLKLDKHPGYKVEPAELSLDLAKMSREIRGSPEILFAREVARACRMGNFISFFRLARKATYLQACLMHAHFAKLRRQALASLHSGLQNGQGIPISQVVEWLGMEDEDVESLLEYHGFGLRQYEELYLVKEGPFLNSESDFPSGCSQLVHSKKSQRVVDDVSSGPVCAPIGKEKTVFPYPGQLAAGKRDLFLPQNAPGIPPDGRRDLDPSFPGPVSTTPDRQISSLFSGPFSPKAANKLFSSTHPKPLSPTDARKDGFSSFPTAASPRTGKRDIFSKTPKVASPKTEGKTKLANDLIAEGRDSGVAEVPQKVEMQTDLLWSQANTQHVNALAEPIVSHSLADSISLEYSNMYGPEDDFRAHVSGIGTDMDEGTPPDHEVLVEPGSPISSPLPDHEEYEDHSISNSANDDWLPIVTSTKKLISDENLKAILRKWRQRAADKRLIREQKNALAVAALCSLSLGPPVHKNTMVPKLAVEELDIGHAFKERQARKQRSWSRLNVSELSGPIINENNPDARCLCWKLLVLVPPGAMESQTNSYASKWLLRKLMGYGIGESGLVVSSAGLSIWTEWISFPNACCLSVVRTSDQQVIDNDTANSTSSVVFVVSESISWEMQKERFNSLLAYIPDGSNLPLLILSGDTYNEGYDYASKYIIDRLGLSGLIGGKIGSSLVIFLVENYTEDHANGFFDDDKLREGLKWLISSLARQPDVTFVKTHELLLDFLNPQLELLNTHVAPGAGPGDCISVFNNAVNQLAEEILAAARANSSQWPPPEIDLLERTSNERIYAEMFLPSIGWSSPSRIQPLLAAINSCKIPDFSYDLSWLNHGSHMGQQIQDQKLLLQECLARYLTESVRLLDETQVVTEVDIMVQKCVGLELRDSSYYLAPRWVAIFRRIYNWRLAKLSTGEFSEAYVLTQHLYQSPAAAGSNGTTQGLTANNTTRDDVAILEDHIMMPAVSTGISLDEIIEISCDLDAVDAQPVTPLPPRLPAQVHEEPQAPTDTNDMANGAHGVDEMHIPRRVELGELVPLERDDKLARLLEQCTKLQDRIDETLSIYF
- the LOC8073110 gene encoding SAC3 family protein B isoform X2; protein product: MAASGFGREAGPSARGPGSALPAFGVGAATPTGTTPSPAIPSFPSARPATPSFPSARPVTPSFPSARPANSSFPSARPSNPSFPSARPSNPSLPSVRPAAPSFPSPRPQLATADTTSRSAATRSMPVPVPSTRPTAGTSLRFPSSRPALDPGATAATSRHVARHLQPQPRPAIPSVSRSADPLISSRNRALSPVSNLRADSPADYNNGMEQRRLVTYVDPLFENGSLQSSEQLRMRPSENMRSQTSAGSPPSNIASKFRPPSDFQDHHHVQIVDPRANVYKFTGSMQNRSLDHNISKRSRSPTLSYQDADGTEAHTNTGGNSRRLVDYSDTISDENVEASKRMRSPASEFTRMVKSPPSDIRDNIRSSPVDFGNSNSAQNLHAHADVQRSDASSPKSGNQIQSRIGGARSPPQQMSRLSGSNELNTLAISPPKPSILSATRRTGISPLDATDDDHLTPSTEFEREEQAKAKRLARFHVELSRPVENTNDFVKALKSSADKSKQATSVGKTPMRTNDDTDESTLADMDSTSLAAIVGLCPDMCPEPERAERERKGDLDRYERLHGDRNLTTELLAVKKYNRTAERDADLIRPLPVLQKTMEYLLGLLDHTYDDSFLGLYNFLWDRMRAIRMDLRMQHFFNQEAISMLEQMIRLHIIAMHELCEYNKGEGFSEGFDAHLNIEQMNKTSVELFQMYDDHRREGVFFSTEKEFRGYYALLKLDKHPGYKVEPAELSLDLAKMSREIRGSPEILFAREVARACRMGNFISFFRLARKATYLQACLMHAHFAKLRRQALASLHSGLQNGQGIPISQVVEWLGMEDEDVESLLEYHGFGLRQYEELYLVKEGPFLNSESDFPSGCSQLVHSKKSQRVVDDVSSGPVCAPIGKEKTVFPYPGQLAAGKRDLFLPQNAPGIPPDGRRDLDPSFPGPVSTTPDRQISSLFSGPFSPKAANKLFSSTHPKPLSPTDARKDGFSSFPTAASPRTGKRDIFSKTPKVASPKTEGKTKLANDLIAEGRDSGVAEVPQKVEMQTDLLWSQANTQHVNALAEPIVSHSLADSISLEYSNMYGPEDDFRAHVSGIGTDMDEGTPPDHEVLVEPGSPISSPLPDHEEYEDHSISNSANDDWLPIVTSTKKLISDENLKAILRKWRQRAADKRLIREQKNALAVAALCSLSLGPPVHKNTMVPKLAVEELDIGHAFKERQARKQRSWSRLNVSELSGPIINENNPDARCLCWKLLVLVPPGAMESQTNSYASKWLLRKLMGYGIGESGLVVSSAGLSIWTEWISFPNACCLSVVRTSDQQVIDNDTANSTSSVVFVVSESISWEMQKERFNSLLAYIPDGSNLPLLILSGDTYNEGYDYASKYIIDRLGLSGLIGGKIGSSLVIFLVENYTEDHANGFFDDDKLREGLKWLISSLARQPDVTFVKTHELLLDFLNPQLELLNTHVAPGAGPGDCISVFNNAVNQLAEEILAAARANSSQWPPPEIDLLERTSNERIYAEMFLPSIGWSSPSRIQPLLAAINSCKIPDFSYDLSWLNHGSHMGQQIQDQKLLLQECLARYLTESVRLLDETQVVTEVDIMVQKCVGLELRDSSYYLAPRWVAIFRRIYNWRLAKLSTGEFSEAYVLTQHLYQSPAAAGSNGTTQGLTANNTTRDDVAILEDHIMMPAVSTGISLDEIIEISCDLDAVDAQPVTPLPPRLPAQVHEEPQAPTDTNDMANGAHGVDEMHIPRRVELGELVPLERDDKLARLLEQCTKLQDRIDETLSIYF
- the LOC8073110 gene encoding SAC3 family protein B isoform X1 translates to MAASGFGREAGPSARGPGSALPAFGVGAATPTGTTPSPAIPSFPSARPATPSFPSARPVTPSFPSARPANSSFPSARPSNPSFPSARPSNPSLPSVRPAAPSFPSPRPQLATADTTSRSAATRSMPVPVPSTRPTAGTSLRFPSSRPALDPGATAATSRHVARHLQPQPRPAIPSVSRSADPLISSRNRALSPVSNLRADSPADYNNGMEQRRLVTYVDPLFENGSLQSSEQLRMRPSENMRSQTSAGSPPSNIASKFRPPSDFQDHHHVQIVDPRANVYNRFTGSMQNRSLDHNISKRSRSPTLSYQDADGTEAHTNTGGNSRRLVDYSDTISDENVEASKRMRSPASEFTRMVKSPPSDIRDNIRSSPVDFGNSNSAQNLHAHADVQRSDASSPKSGNQIQSRIGGARSPPQQMSRLSGSNELNTLAISPPKPSILSATRRTGISPLDATDDDHLTPSTEFEREEQAKAKRLARFHVELSRPVENTNDFVKALKSSADKSKQATSVGKTPMRTNDDTDESTLADMDSTSLAAIVGLCPDMCPEPERAERERKGDLDRYERLHGDRNLTTELLAVKKYNRTAERDADLIRPLPVLQKTMEYLLGLLDHTYDDSFLGLYNFLWDRMRAIRMDLRMQHFFNQEAISMLEQMIRLHIIAMHELCEYNKGEGFSEGFDAHLNIEQMNKTSVELFQMYDDHRREGVFFSTEKEFRGYYALLKLDKHPGYKVEPAELSLDLAKMSREIRGSPEILFAREVARACRMGNFISFFRLARKATYLQACLMHAHFAKLRRQALASLHSGLQNGQGIPISQVVEWLGMEDEDVESLLEYHGFGLRQYEELYLVKEGPFLNSESDFPSGCSQLVHSKKSQRVVDDVSSGPVCAPIGKEKTVFPYPGQLAAGKRDLFLPQNAPGIPPDGRRDLDPSFPGPVSTTPDRQISSLFSGPFSPKAANKLFSSTHPKPLSPTDARKDGFSSFPTAASPRTGKRDIFSKTPKVASPKTEGKTKLANDLIAEGRDSGVAEVPQKVEMQTDLLWSQANTQHVNALAEPIVSHSLADSISLEYSNMYGPEDDFRAHVSGIGTDMDEGTPPDHEVLVEPGSPISSPLPDHEEYEDHSISNSANDDWLPIVTSTKKLISDENLKAILRKWRQRAADKRLIREQKNALAVAALCSLSLGPPVHKNTMVPKLAVEELDIGHAFKERQARKQRSWSRLNVSELSGPIINENNPDARCLCWKLLVLVPPGAMESQTNSYASKWLLRKLMGYGIGESGLVVSSAGLSIWTEWISFPNACCLSVVRTSDQQVIDNDTANSTSSVVFVVSESISWEMQKERFNSLLAYIPDGSNLPLLILSGDTYNEGYDYASKYIIDRLGLSGLIGGKIGSSLVIFLVENYTEDHANGFFDDDKLREGLKWLISSLARQPDVTFVKTHELLLDFLNPQLELLNTHVAPGAGPGDCISVFNNAVNQLAEEILAAARANSSQWPPPEIDLLERTSNERIYAEMFLPSIGWSSPSRIQPLLAAINSCKIPDFSYDLSWLNHGSHMGQQIQDQKLLLQECLARYLTESVRLLDETQVVTEVDIMVQKCVGLELRDSSYYLAPRWVAIFRRIYNWRLAKLSTGEFSEAYVLTQHLYQSPAAAGSNGTTQGLTANNTTRDDVAILEDHIMMPAVSTGISLDEIIEISCDLDAVDAQPVTPLPPRLPAQVHEEPQAPTDTNDMANGAHGVDEMHIPRRVELGELVPLERDDKLARLLEQCTKLQDRIDETLSIYF